From the Butyrivibrio fibrisolvens genome, one window contains:
- a CDS encoding YARHG domain-containing protein — protein MIEMNPVIILAIVFGIFGLWIFHKTFKVFFTSFTQLIISEFAGAMLFGVLMAVLVTKKPLLSIVIVALIGCILTFTSNTGFHRGVSIVSTVAVIVLIYFSSKYLASQTIVDEKVKEMVGVYFRDNDLSGDVIGIDDYSGVMVAENFITNVNKSEEQLDEENIVVVQMEISNIKNNRVYAEDDKGNNVEFVYDESNKTITVEKITLIEGDSLRFKGVYTFREISENELSPTSYENKEDNSEQDSDERVEEYLEQERDNNAEENCEQQDFTDQNIGQSESIVSAENNYNELIESIVNYYVIEYGTNNVAGELDYETEDVLTFRLYDPYATTTSNTLGYYEYYLKTGEWKDAITGDVIILDNTDTANSESFLNDNNSFDDYILPYSDEVLLTEADLENLSPQELSYARNEIYARHGYIFKSNELNNYFMSRTWYTPDVNFDGILYGIELENANFIREYQNAHDKNYKLDS, from the coding sequence ATGATAGAAATGAATCCTGTAATTATTTTGGCTATAGTTTTTGGGATATTCGGTCTCTGGATTTTTCATAAGACGTTTAAAGTTTTTTTCACCAGTTTTACTCAACTTATCATCTCTGAATTTGCAGGTGCTATGTTATTTGGTGTGTTAATGGCAGTATTGGTAACAAAAAAACCATTATTATCTATTGTGATAGTAGCCTTGATAGGCTGTATTTTAACATTTACAAGTAATACAGGCTTTCATAGAGGCGTATCAATTGTAAGTACTGTGGCAGTAATTGTTCTGATTTATTTTTCGAGTAAGTATTTGGCGAGTCAGACAATTGTTGATGAAAAAGTTAAGGAGATGGTAGGGGTTTATTTTAGAGACAATGACTTAAGCGGAGATGTTATAGGAATAGATGATTATTCTGGTGTGATGGTTGCGGAAAATTTTATTACAAATGTTAATAAGTCTGAGGAACAACTTGATGAAGAAAATATAGTTGTTGTGCAAATGGAGATTTCCAATATAAAAAATAATAGAGTTTATGCGGAAGATGACAAAGGAAATAATGTGGAGTTTGTTTATGATGAGTCAAACAAAACCATTACTGTTGAAAAAATAACTTTAATTGAAGGTGATTCTCTAAGATTTAAAGGGGTTTATACATTTAGGGAAATTAGCGAAAATGAACTAAGTCCCACATCATATGAAAATAAAGAAGACAATTCCGAACAAGATAGCGATGAAAGAGTGGAAGAATATTTGGAACAAGAGCGTGATAATAATGCTGAAGAAAATTGCGAACAACAGGATTTTACTGATCAAAACATTGGACAAAGTGAGAGTATAGTTTCAGCCGAGAATAATTATAATGAACTGATAGAATCTATAGTGAACTATTACGTTATCGAGTATGGTACAAACAATGTAGCAGGAGAACTTGATTATGAGACTGAAGATGTGTTGACTTTTAGATTGTATGATCCTTATGCAACTACAACTTCTAATACATTGGGGTATTATGAGTATTATTTAAAAACTGGAGAATGGAAAGATGCAATAACAGGAGATGTAATTATTCTTGATAATACTGATACAGCAAATTCTGAATCGTTTTTAAATGATAATAATAGTTTTGATGATTACATTCTTCCTTATAGTGATGAAGTATTGTTAACAGAAGCGGATTTAGAAAATTTGTCACCTCAAGAATTATCTTATGCAAGAAATGAGATATATGCAAGACATGGCTATATTTTTAAGTCAAACGAATTAAATAATTATTTTATGAGCAGAACATGGTATACTCCAGATGTCAATTTTGATGGGATTTTATATGGAATAGAACTAGAAAATGCAAATTTTATAAGAGAATACCAAAATGCTCACGATAAAAATTATAAGCTTGATTCATAA
- a CDS encoding FIST N-terminal domain-containing protein, producing the protein MQTFIGNSFNKDAKTAVAEATKGLSNPHMILFFANFNMVEAVAKELKERYPDVPTIGTCAISYYEKDASDNKLVVIGFGSDAKVKVGVLRYLSTTPLYDIMDLKNAVKEVAPGDEDTICLEFCTNDEEILVTTMNVVLGQKKVRLVGGTVFGVPDGKKGCVAVNGEIYEDACCYAVIKNTSGKIRTYSENIYKLKPDAKRHIATKVNLKTKELVQMDYKPASEVYANELGIPKSQIVDNVLENPLGRILGDEVYICSQYGIGEGGSLINYKKFNENDTVAILHLEDYEAINADTRSKIKAENPKISFVFSVNCIYRHLLFTNKNHLQDFMNDMGSLGKHVGVVGGGEQYKTQHVNQTMVCAVFD; encoded by the coding sequence ATGCAGACATTTATCGGCAACAGTTTCAACAAAGATGCCAAAACAGCGGTTGCAGAAGCTACCAAAGGGCTTAGCAATCCGCATATGATACTCTTTTTTGCTAACTTCAATATGGTTGAAGCTGTAGCAAAAGAGCTCAAAGAACGTTATCCTGATGTGCCTACTATAGGGACATGCGCGATCTCATATTATGAGAAGGATGCAAGCGATAATAAACTCGTAGTAATAGGATTTGGTTCTGATGCTAAGGTCAAGGTTGGCGTTCTTAGGTATCTCTCAACGACTCCTTTATATGACATAATGGATCTTAAAAATGCAGTCAAGGAAGTTGCCCCCGGAGATGAAGATACTATCTGCCTGGAATTCTGTACCAATGACGAAGAGATTCTTGTTACAACTATGAACGTAGTTCTGGGTCAAAAGAAGGTAAGACTTGTAGGCGGAACTGTATTTGGAGTTCCTGATGGTAAAAAAGGCTGCGTTGCAGTTAATGGCGAGATCTATGAAGATGCATGCTGTTATGCAGTTATAAAGAATACTTCCGGCAAGATAAGAACGTATTCTGAGAATATCTATAAATTAAAACCGGATGCCAAGAGACATATCGCTACTAAGGTCAATCTTAAGACCAAGGAGCTGGTTCAGATGGATTACAAGCCGGCATCAGAAGTATATGCCAATGAGCTGGGTATCCCTAAGAGCCAGATTGTTGATAACGTGCTTGAGAATCCTCTCGGACGTATTCTGGGAGACGAAGTCTATATCTGTTCTCAGTATGGAATAGGAGAAGGCGGATCTCTTATCAATTATAAGAAGTTCAATGAAAATGATACTGTTGCGATCCTGCATCTGGAAGATTATGAAGCTATAAATGCTGATACCAGAAGCAAGATCAAAGCAGAGAATCCAAAGATATCCTTTGTTTTTAGTGTTAACTGTATATACAGGCATTTGCTCTTTACTAACAAGAATCATCTGCAGGATTTCATGAATGACATGGGTAGCCTTGGCAAGCATGTCGGAGTTGTAGGTGGTGGAGAGCAGTACAAGACACAGCACGTTAATCAGACAATGGTCTGCGCAGTATTTGATTGA
- a CDS encoding amino acid ABC transporter ATP-binding protein yields the protein MDMIRMESVSKSYNGVCVLKNINLTIKKGEIVVVIGGSGCGKSTLLRLIEMLEKPDSGHIYIGDSDITAAKGKNIDRLRTRLGMVYQGFHLFSHMDVLKNITLAPVKLKHMTKEAADNKAMELLKAVGLTNKAHMMPDQLSGGQKQRIAICRSLAMDPDVMLFDEPTSALDPTMIGEVLATIRLLAKQGMTMVIVTHEMSFAREIGSRIIFLAEHGIYEQGTPSEIFDSPSKLLTRDFIFKLKHFTYDVYARHYDLMKMHGDLQKFGERYGIEGKYIIRLQLYAEELIEEAIDQQDTKYPEISLRISLSEGTKDFNIDVIYSGINRDIFDILDEDTDGIHIGLTILKK from the coding sequence ATGGACATGATCCGGATGGAGAGTGTGTCCAAGAGCTATAACGGCGTCTGTGTGTTAAAAAATATAAATCTCACCATTAAAAAGGGAGAGATAGTTGTAGTTATCGGAGGCTCCGGATGTGGCAAGAGCACACTCCTAAGGCTTATAGAGATGCTTGAAAAACCTGACAGCGGACATATTTACATAGGAGATAGTGACATAACGGCCGCCAAGGGCAAAAACATTGACAGACTTAGAACAAGGCTCGGAATGGTATATCAGGGCTTTCATCTGTTCAGTCATATGGATGTTCTTAAGAATATAACACTTGCACCTGTAAAACTGAAACATATGACAAAAGAAGCTGCAGATAACAAGGCAATGGAATTGTTAAAAGCAGTTGGACTTACAAATAAGGCACACATGATGCCGGATCAGCTATCAGGCGGACAGAAGCAGAGAATTGCCATATGCAGAAGTCTTGCAATGGATCCTGATGTGATGCTTTTTGATGAACCTACATCAGCACTTGATCCTACGATGATAGGCGAAGTACTTGCAACTATAAGGCTTCTTGCCAAACAGGGTATGACGATGGTCATAGTGACTCACGAGATGTCTTTTGCCAGAGAGATAGGAAGCAGGATCATATTCCTTGCAGAACATGGAATATATGAGCAGGGCACTCCCTCGGAGATATTTGATAGCCCTTCAAAGCTTCTTACAAGAGATTTTATATTCAAATTAAAGCACTTCACCTACGATGTGTATGCAAGACACTATGATCTTATGAAGATGCACGGTGATCTGCAGAAGTTCGGCGAAAGGTACGGTATAGAAGGTAAATATATAATAAGACTTCAGTTGTATGCAGAAGAACTTATAGAAGAGGCTATAGATCAGCAGGATACCAAGTATCCCGAGATAAGCCTTAGAATATCACTTTCTGAGGGTACTAAGGATTTTAATATAGATGTTATCTATTCGGGAATCAATAGGGATATCTTTGATATTCTCGATGAAGATACAGACGGTATACATATAGGACTTACTATATTAAAAAAGTAG
- a CDS encoding methyl-accepting chemotaxis protein: MAFFKKTKENVDQNAVQGVQARNIAEQLAPLAEAGKFAVEQKEKLQNEEAVTIEGIEEIGNHFEQVKDKYDNIINAVDAFKEQFENVRSISDTFENIVEKMVKTADDSHEGMNRVDDSSNSVSDTIDAMQEVFDKFQESFDEIQDQVNQINAFANQTNLLALNASIEAARAGEAGKGFAVVATQVNKLSIEIKNLVASIDTGMANLNANNQSLKDSLGKTKEAIEQSHTEIVATQEIIGNIKTVADEVGDQSQEMTGVFAKCDESIEAISGSIEESNRYFGNVTDSIVELKNKITKKGLMFEDMNNVLSQFAPYIDKIVKDNQ; this comes from the coding sequence ATGGCTTTCTTCAAAAAAACGAAAGAGAATGTGGATCAGAATGCAGTCCAGGGTGTGCAGGCCAGAAACATAGCAGAGCAGCTTGCGCCTCTTGCAGAAGCAGGCAAATTTGCTGTTGAGCAAAAAGAAAAGCTCCAAAACGAGGAAGCGGTAACCATTGAAGGTATCGAGGAGATCGGTAACCACTTCGAACAGGTAAAAGACAAATATGACAATATCATCAATGCCGTAGATGCCTTTAAAGAGCAGTTCGAAAATGTAAGATCTATCTCTGATACATTCGAGAATATCGTTGAGAAAATGGTCAAGACAGCGGATGATTCTCATGAAGGAATGAACAGAGTGGATGATAGTTCTAATTCTGTATCAGATACTATCGATGCGATGCAGGAGGTATTTGATAAGTTCCAGGAAAGCTTTGATGAGATTCAGGATCAGGTCAATCAGATCAACGCTTTTGCCAACCAGACTAACCTCCTTGCCCTTAATGCTTCTATTGAAGCTGCGAGAGCAGGTGAAGCAGGTAAGGGATTTGCAGTCGTTGCAACTCAGGTCAATAAGCTCTCTATTGAGATCAAGAACCTTGTTGCATCAATTGATACAGGTATGGCCAATCTTAATGCCAACAACCAGTCTCTTAAGGACTCACTTGGCAAGACCAAAGAAGCTATAGAGCAGTCTCATACAGAGATCGTTGCAACTCAGGAGATCATTGGTAACATTAAGACTGTTGCGGATGAAGTCGGAGATCAGAGCCAGGAGATGACTGGGGTATTTGCTAAGTGCGACGAGTCAATCGAAGCAATATCCGGAAGTATCGAAGAATCCAATCGCTACTTTGGCAATGTTACTGATAGTATAGTTGAACTCAAGAACAAGATCACCAAGAAAGGTCTTATGTTTGAAGACATGAACAATGTACTGAGCCAGTTCGCTCCTTACATCGATAAGATCGTTAAAGATAACCAGTAA